A single genomic interval of Methylicorpusculum oleiharenae harbors:
- a CDS encoding OmpA/MotB family protein, with translation MIGKRIVLKRGKNDEAEKPFWISFADLMTALMVLFVLVMSVALLAVTKTVSEAERKKVEREQDIEQLLNKVEKAAASFGVTVDRKRQVVDFGDRARFDTGSYQLTRDQAKLLRAFVPTVLAIARDDLGKRVLKQIVVEGYTDQRGTYLYNLNLSMQRSQRVLCALFDKPGSDERPLENKEQEEVRELFLVGGFSFNSSKPTLEESRRIELRLEFLAIDENRPKAEVTQGNFGACAI, from the coding sequence ATGATAGGCAAGCGTATTGTTCTTAAGAGAGGCAAGAACGATGAGGCTGAGAAGCCGTTCTGGATTTCCTTTGCCGACCTGATGACGGCCCTTATGGTCCTTTTTGTGCTTGTCATGAGCGTTGCCCTGCTTGCAGTAACTAAGACAGTATCTGAAGCAGAACGAAAAAAAGTGGAACGTGAACAGGATATTGAGCAGCTTTTGAATAAAGTAGAGAAGGCTGCCGCTTCTTTTGGTGTAACTGTCGATCGTAAGCGACAAGTCGTAGATTTTGGTGATCGTGCCCGCTTTGATACCGGTAGCTATCAGCTGACTCGCGATCAAGCCAAACTGCTCAGGGCCTTCGTGCCCACAGTACTCGCCATCGCCAGAGACGACTTAGGAAAGCGAGTTCTTAAACAAATTGTTGTTGAGGGCTATACCGATCAACGGGGTACCTATTTATACAATCTTAACTTGAGTATGCAGCGCAGCCAACGCGTGTTATGTGCCCTATTTGATAAGCCAGGTTCAGATGAGCGTCCACTTGAGAATAAAGAACAAGAGGAGGTCAGGGAACTTTTTCTGGTGGGCGGGTTTTCATTCAACTCTTCTAAACCGACGCTTGAGGAAAGTCGACGCATTGAACTTCGTCTTGAGTTTCTCGCCATTGACGAGAACCGACCAAAGGCAGAAGTCACGCAAGGTAACTTTGGTGCTTGCGCTATTTAA
- a CDS encoding EH signature domain-containing protein has product MNHIDKFRNLLHKTNESLFDVDHWGDLASIQNVGRAVRKQFGELGSAGPGDKRSIGISVLSYSQDGSLPNYREAKYVCFGISNNYGLGQYCLIEDRKLFPKLLTHVDDYKREPRKFIRCYQGLLLGYFEYPGLVSSNLDGRSNWTTLQGYLKGNLKFVQKQEPPSDWSKILGEHSNLLTDTPCLRYGDALLSGDTRDIDVLREKLTLTDRSWVLQEIILAQIEAATKKSDVQFQEHLKQLLTLLEPSEIIRNKGLGQLLQRYHQGLSPSENIELRDFSLKYWGSPMLQVKRQTWLAWVPEPVMKMVKTWLIFRSIEDFFALLAIDGQARRDRLDFWLRYVDVITDVYFALGANARKNNTADYKRIREHMKGQWMSLEGVPADNNAFLMRIGNSLFVEFGQHGNASHVFQFDNLPFKLGSGSLEGTRDELKNVEHSGHQAKMNHHHGWESEFEWTIQRLTGARPAVPSPMNQQHARRATAAQQLPSFSLEAIRILARTHGYSVTDHTTQGGNLWVEAPMTVKEVFRHQLENWGFKYKPSKGWWKEIG; this is encoded by the coding sequence ATGAATCACATCGACAAATTTAGGAACTTGCTTCATAAAACTAACGAATCTTTGTTCGATGTTGATCATTGGGGCGATTTAGCATCAATTCAGAACGTAGGTCGCGCAGTTAGAAAGCAGTTCGGTGAACTCGGGTCTGCCGGTCCTGGCGATAAACGATCCATAGGAATTTCCGTATTGTCTTACAGCCAAGATGGGAGTTTACCAAATTATCGCGAGGCGAAATATGTCTGCTTTGGGATCTCTAATAATTATGGTTTAGGTCAGTATTGCCTGATTGAAGACCGTAAACTTTTCCCGAAATTGCTCACACATGTTGATGATTACAAGCGAGAACCGAGAAAGTTCATACGTTGCTACCAAGGCCTTTTGTTAGGTTATTTCGAGTATCCGGGGTTGGTCTCATCAAACCTTGATGGGCGGTCTAATTGGACAACTCTACAGGGTTATCTTAAGGGAAATTTGAAATTCGTTCAAAAGCAGGAGCCTCCCTCCGATTGGTCAAAAATACTTGGGGAGCACTCAAATTTATTAACTGATACACCCTGTCTCCGTTATGGTGATGCGTTGCTATCTGGTGATACTCGGGATATAGATGTACTCAGAGAAAAACTTACTTTAACTGATCGTTCGTGGGTTCTTCAGGAAATTATTCTTGCCCAAATTGAGGCCGCCACTAAGAAAAGTGATGTTCAATTCCAAGAACACCTTAAACAATTGCTTACTTTACTTGAGCCATCAGAGATTATTCGGAACAAGGGATTGGGGCAGCTGCTGCAACGATATCACCAGGGCTTAAGCCCATCGGAAAACATCGAATTAAGGGATTTCTCATTAAAATATTGGGGAAGTCCTATGCTGCAAGTTAAAAGACAGACTTGGCTCGCCTGGGTGCCCGAGCCAGTGATGAAAATGGTTAAAACGTGGTTGATTTTTCGCTCTATTGAAGACTTCTTTGCTCTACTAGCCATTGATGGCCAAGCTCGTCGGGATCGCCTTGATTTTTGGTTGCGATATGTCGACGTGATAACCGATGTGTACTTTGCCCTTGGCGCAAATGCGCGTAAGAACAACACGGCTGACTACAAGCGCATTAGAGAACACATGAAAGGGCAGTGGATGTCACTTGAAGGAGTACCTGCAGACAATAATGCTTTTCTTATGCGCATTGGAAATAGCCTCTTCGTAGAGTTCGGTCAGCATGGTAATGCCTCGCACGTCTTTCAGTTTGATAATCTTCCCTTCAAACTAGGCAGTGGATCTTTAGAAGGAACTCGTGATGAACTTAAGAACGTCGAACATTCTGGGCATCAGGCAAAGATGAATCACCATCATGGTTGGGAGAGCGAATTTGAATGGACCATCCAGCGGTTGACTGGGGCTCGTCCAGCTGTGCCGAGTCCTATGAATCAACAGCACGCTAGGCGAGCGACTGCAGCTCAACAGTTACCTTCGTTTTCGTTGGAGGCTATTCGTATTTTAGCGCGTACCCATGGCTATTCAGTTACTGACCACACTACGCAAGGTGGAAATCTCTGGGTGGAAGCTCCAATGACTGTAAAAGAAGTATTCCGGCATCAGCTAGAAAACTGGGGCTTCAAGTATAAGCCCAGTAAAGGCTGGTGGAAGGAGATTGGGTAA